The following proteins are encoded in a genomic region of Pseudomonas sp. Os17:
- a CDS encoding CHAD domain-containing protein: MCALVDRLVVQILSLEVSLLACQARMAAATDAEALHDLRITVRRLRSLLRPLRGLPGVEQLEAAAGAVGQLTTPIRDREVLAAYLHQHGQHLAAERRTAQLRREYSAVAGGPQLAQLFLVLDAFPRFLRACQRQGLLRGLRVRIEKRLAKQWKALGKALQDPAHDRHRLRLLIKRVRYAADAYPELDRLPALAMKRLKAAQGALGDWHDCWQWLAQAEQQADLLPCVAVWRRTMLKAETAADQVLDQLYDDCLRK, from the coding sequence ATGTGTGCCTTGGTTGATCGATTGGTGGTTCAGATCCTGAGCCTGGAAGTGAGCTTGCTGGCTTGTCAGGCGCGCATGGCGGCGGCCACCGATGCCGAGGCGCTGCACGACTTGCGCATCACCGTGCGCCGCTTGCGCAGCCTGTTGCGCCCGTTGCGCGGCCTGCCCGGTGTCGAGCAGTTGGAGGCGGCAGCCGGCGCGGTCGGGCAACTGACAACGCCGATTCGTGACCGTGAAGTACTGGCGGCTTATCTGCACCAGCATGGCCAGCACCTTGCCGCCGAGCGGCGCACCGCCCAGTTGCGCCGGGAGTATTCGGCAGTGGCTGGCGGACCCCAGCTGGCCCAGCTGTTCCTGGTACTGGATGCGTTTCCGCGATTCCTGCGGGCTTGCCAGCGCCAGGGTTTGCTCCGAGGTTTGCGCGTGCGGATTGAGAAGCGCCTGGCCAAGCAGTGGAAAGCCCTGGGCAAGGCGCTGCAGGATCCCGCTCACGATCGCCATCGTTTGCGGCTGTTGATCAAGCGTGTGCGCTACGCGGCCGATGCCTATCCCGAGCTCGATCGTTTGCCGGCGCTGGCGATGAAACGTCTCAAGGCGGCCCAGGGCGCCCTGGGGGATTGGCATGACTGCTGGCAGTGGCTGGCGCAGGCCGAGCAGCAAGCGGATCTGCTGCCCTGTGTCGCCGTCTGGCGTCGAACCATGC
- the kdpC gene encoding potassium-transporting ATPase subunit KdpC, whose amino-acid sequence MTSVLRPALSLMVLMTLITGVAYPLVVTGVAQVAFADQANGSLVRDAEGKVRGSALIAQDFVGDAWFHPRPSAGAFATVSSSASNLAPSNPALATRVIDDAHKLQVAGQGPVPLALLTTSGSGLDPHLPPEAIDYQLARVAAARNLPADQLRALVAAHTQRPLVGPPVVNVLTLNQALDQL is encoded by the coding sequence ATGACTAGCGTATTGCGTCCGGCCTTGAGCCTGATGGTGTTGATGACCCTGATCACCGGCGTGGCTTATCCGCTGGTGGTCACTGGAGTGGCCCAGGTCGCGTTTGCGGACCAGGCCAACGGCAGCCTGGTGCGTGATGCCGAGGGCAAGGTGCGGGGCTCGGCCCTGATTGCCCAGGATTTTGTCGGCGATGCCTGGTTCCATCCGCGTCCTTCGGCGGGGGCCTTTGCCACGGTATCCAGCTCTGCCAGCAACCTGGCGCCGAGCAACCCGGCCCTGGCCACCCGGGTGATCGACGATGCCCACAAGCTCCAGGTTGCGGGTCAGGGCCCGGTGCCCCTGGCCCTGCTCACCACCTCGGGCAGCGGCCTTGATCCGCACTTGCCACCCGAGGCAATTGACTATCAACTGGCGCGGGTCGCGGCGGCGCGCAATCTGCCGGCGGACCAGCTGCGGGCCCTGGTGGCGGCACATACCCAGCGGCCCCTGGTGGGGCCACCGGTGGTCAATGTGCTGACCCTGAATCAAGCCCTGGACCAGTTGTAA
- a CDS encoding patatin-like phospholipase family protein — MNKRVALVLGSGGARGYAHIGVIEEIERRGYDIACIAGCSMGAVVGGIYAAGKLAEYREWIESLDYLDVLRLVDVSFRLGAIRGEKVFGQIRKIVGDVNIEDLRIPYTAVATDLTNQQEIWFQEGCLHQAMRASAAIPSLFTPVMQGNRMLVDGGLLNPLPIVPVVSSHCDLIIAVNLNSTNQRHYQLPVIQRPPAFKSRFDSLINSLGSHLPFRRKQAEQLLLLEQEAFKSEAADINPWVEGAEPEAQQPAAAPETEGAPKSASGSFIIDNVGPASLLDLVNQSFEVMQTSLAQYKIAGYPPDILINVPKRVCRFFEFYKAPELIALGREIASDTLDRYEQEQR; from the coding sequence ATGAACAAACGTGTTGCATTGGTCCTCGGCTCAGGAGGCGCACGCGGGTATGCCCATATCGGGGTCATCGAGGAGATCGAAAGACGCGGGTATGACATTGCCTGCATCGCCGGTTGCTCGATGGGCGCGGTGGTGGGCGGCATCTACGCGGCGGGCAAGCTCGCCGAGTACCGGGAATGGATCGAAAGCCTGGACTACCTCGATGTGCTGCGCCTGGTGGACGTGAGCTTCCGCCTGGGGGCGATTCGCGGCGAAAAGGTCTTCGGCCAGATCCGCAAGATCGTCGGTGACGTCAACATCGAAGACCTGCGCATTCCCTACACCGCCGTGGCCACCGACCTCACCAACCAACAGGAGATCTGGTTCCAGGAGGGCTGCCTGCATCAGGCCATGCGCGCCTCGGCGGCCATTCCCAGCCTGTTCACCCCAGTGATGCAGGGCAATCGCATGCTGGTGGACGGCGGCCTGCTCAACCCGCTACCGATCGTGCCGGTGGTGTCCAGTCATTGCGACCTGATCATCGCGGTCAACCTCAACTCCACCAACCAGCGCCATTACCAGTTGCCGGTGATCCAACGCCCGCCGGCGTTCAAGAGCCGCTTCGACAGCCTGATCAATTCCCTGGGCTCGCACCTGCCGTTCCGCCGCAAGCAGGCCGAGCAACTGTTGCTGCTCGAACAGGAAGCCTTCAAGAGCGAAGCGGCCGACATCAATCCCTGGGTCGAAGGCGCCGAGCCGGAGGCCCAGCAACCGGCGGCCGCACCGGAAACCGAAGGCGCGCCCAAGTCCGCCAGTGGTTCATTCATCATCGACAACGTCGGCCCGGCGTCGCTGCTGGACCTGGTGAACCAGAGCTTCGAGGTGATGCAGACCTCCCTGGCGCAGTACAAGATTGCCGGCTACCCGCCGGACATCCTGATCAACGTGCCCAAGCGCGTGTGCCGGTTCTTCGAGTTCTACAAGGCGCCTGAGCTGATCGCCCTGGGGCGGGAAATCGCCAGCGACACCCTGGACCGCTACGAACAGGAACAGCGCTGA
- a CDS encoding sensor histidine kinase, whose product MSDSGRADALLAELPRDGRGRLKVFLGAAPGVGKTYAMLQAAHTQLRQGVKVLAGVVETHGRAETEALLAGLPQQPLVRSEYRGVMLEEMDLDGLLKAKPKLVLVDELAHSNAPGSRHAKRWQDIQELLAAGIDVFTTVNVQHLESLNDQVRGITGVQVRETLPDWVLQEAYELLLVDLPPRELLERLRDGKVYVPEQARAAIDAFFTQTNLTALRELAMQTAAAQVDNDLALGYRQLGQAAPAVRGRLLVGIDGDAQAERLVRHASRVAQRRHLPWSLVHVDNGRLQDEQSRLRLQAAQQLAERLGGEVVLLRAGEVAKTLIQHAAERRASLLLVGQSSRRWRRRWFGGGLAARLLRNAEGLEINVLDTDPLPHQPGLRSQHSLQWFDYGLALLATVLASALAWGVASVLPLPNISLVFLAAVLLVAVRSSLGPALACAALSFLAYDFLFIPPSFSFAIQREEDVLTLLFFLLMAALTGNLAARQRRQLQALRETQEETGELLDLSRKLTAATDRQAVISAAAQHLHGRDELRICLLNRDGQGGWKVETGGSLQFSEAERAAADWAWQHDQPAGLGTGTLPFGRWWWWPLSVDDGPLGLLGVCPREGEEFSGQRRRLLTALSQPLAQALARARLAEDLEAARLHGETEQLRSALLASVSHDLRTPLTSMRGSIDSLLALGEAIPLEDRRELLEGTRDEAERLDRYIQNLLDMTRLGHGALKLARDWVAPGDIVGSALNRLRVVLAPLRVSTELPPDLPLLYVHAALIEQALVNVLENAARFSPPQGRLQLKVSAGEGELSFAVSDEGPGIPEEERAKIFDMFYTSARGDRGGQGTGLGLAICQGMVGAHGGHISVAEGIDGQGTCITLHLPLQTQPELENDL is encoded by the coding sequence ATGAGTGATTCCGGTCGCGCCGATGCGCTGCTCGCTGAACTGCCCCGTGACGGTCGTGGCCGGCTCAAGGTCTTCCTCGGTGCCGCTCCCGGCGTCGGCAAGACCTACGCCATGCTCCAGGCTGCCCACACGCAACTGCGCCAAGGGGTCAAGGTGCTCGCCGGGGTGGTGGAAACCCACGGGCGCGCCGAGACCGAGGCGCTGCTGGCCGGTTTGCCGCAGCAGCCCCTGGTGCGTTCGGAATACCGCGGGGTGATGCTCGAGGAAATGGACCTGGACGGCCTGCTCAAGGCCAAGCCCAAGCTGGTGCTGGTGGATGAGCTGGCCCACAGCAATGCCCCCGGCAGTCGGCACGCCAAGCGCTGGCAGGATATTCAGGAACTGCTGGCGGCCGGCATCGACGTGTTCACCACGGTCAATGTCCAGCACCTGGAAAGCCTGAATGATCAGGTCCGCGGCATCACCGGGGTCCAGGTGCGTGAAACCCTGCCCGACTGGGTGCTGCAGGAAGCCTATGAACTGCTGCTGGTTGACCTGCCGCCACGAGAGCTGCTGGAGCGCCTGCGGGACGGCAAGGTCTATGTGCCGGAGCAGGCGCGGGCGGCCATCGATGCGTTCTTTACCCAGACCAATCTCACCGCCTTGCGCGAGTTGGCGATGCAGACCGCCGCGGCCCAGGTGGATAACGACCTGGCCCTGGGCTACCGCCAGCTTGGCCAGGCGGCGCCGGCGGTGCGGGGGCGTTTGCTGGTGGGCATTGACGGCGATGCCCAGGCCGAGCGCCTGGTGCGCCATGCCAGTCGCGTGGCCCAGCGTCGGCACCTGCCCTGGAGCCTGGTGCATGTGGACAATGGCCGGCTGCAGGACGAGCAATCGCGCCTGCGGTTGCAGGCGGCGCAGCAACTGGCTGAGCGCCTGGGCGGGGAGGTGGTGCTGCTGCGCGCCGGCGAGGTGGCCAAGACCTTGATCCAGCACGCCGCCGAACGCCGTGCCAGTTTGCTGCTGGTGGGGCAGTCCAGTCGTCGCTGGCGTCGGCGCTGGTTTGGCGGCGGCCTGGCGGCGCGCCTGTTGCGCAACGCCGAGGGCCTGGAGATCAATGTCCTGGACACCGATCCTCTGCCGCATCAGCCGGGCTTGCGCAGCCAGCATTCCCTGCAGTGGTTCGACTATGGCCTGGCGCTGTTGGCCACCGTTCTGGCCAGTGCCCTGGCCTGGGGTGTGGCCAGTGTCCTGCCGCTGCCGAACATCTCGCTGGTGTTTCTCGCCGCGGTGTTGCTGGTGGCGGTGCGCAGCAGCCTGGGGCCGGCCCTGGCCTGCGCCGCGCTGTCGTTTTTGGCCTATGACTTTCTGTTTATCCCGCCCAGTTTCTCGTTTGCCATCCAACGAGAAGAGGATGTGCTGACCCTGTTGTTCTTCCTGCTCATGGCGGCGCTCACCGGCAACCTGGCGGCGCGCCAGCGGCGGCAGCTGCAGGCGCTGCGTGAAACCCAGGAGGAAACCGGCGAGTTGCTCGATCTGTCGCGCAAGCTCACGGCCGCCACCGATCGGCAGGCGGTGATCAGCGCCGCAGCCCAGCACCTGCACGGTCGCGATGAATTGCGCATCTGCCTGCTCAATCGCGACGGGCAGGGCGGCTGGAAAGTCGAGACCGGCGGTTCGCTGCAGTTTTCCGAGGCCGAGCGGGCCGCGGCGGACTGGGCCTGGCAGCATGATCAACCGGCGGGCCTGGGCACCGGGACCCTGCCATTCGGACGCTGGTGGTGGTGGCCGCTCTCGGTGGACGACGGTCCCCTGGGGCTGTTGGGCGTGTGTCCCAGGGAAGGCGAGGAGTTCAGCGGTCAGCGCCGGCGCCTGCTCACGGCCCTCAGCCAGCCCCTGGCCCAGGCCCTGGCCCGGGCGCGTCTGGCCGAGGACCTGGAGGCGGCGCGCCTGCACGGCGAAACCGAACAGTTGCGCAGTGCCTTGCTGGCCTCGGTGTCTCACGACCTGCGCACGCCGCTGACGTCGATGCGCGGCAGTATCGACAGCCTGCTGGCCCTGGGGGAGGCGATCCCCCTGGAAGATCGGCGCGAATTGCTCGAAGGGACGCGGGATGAAGCCGAGCGCCTGGATCGCTATATCCAGAACCTGCTGGACATGACCCGGCTTGGGCATGGTGCGTTGAAGCTGGCCCGGGACTGGGTGGCGCCGGGGGACATAGTCGGCAGTGCCCTCAACCGTCTGCGGGTGGTGCTGGCGCCGTTGCGGGTGAGCACCGAGCTGCCGCCGGACCTGCCGCTGCTCTATGTCCATGCGGCCCTGATCGAGCAGGCGCTGGTCAATGTCCTGGAAAACGCCGCACGCTTCTCGCCGCCCCAAGGGCGTTTGCAGCTGAAAGTCAGTGCCGGTGAGGGGGAGTTGAGCTTTGCCGTCAGCGACGAGGGGCCGGGGATTCCCGAGGAGGAGCGGGCGAAGATCTTCGACATGTTCTACACCTCCGCCCGCGGCGATCGTGGCGGGCAGGGCACGGGCCTGGGGCTGGCGATCTGTCAGGGCATGGTCGGCGCCCATGGCGGGCATATCAGCGTCGCCGAAGGCATCGACGGCCAGGGCACTTGCATCACCTTGCACCTGCCGCTGCAGACCCAGCCGGAGCTGGAGAACGACCTGTGA
- a CDS encoding response regulator, with translation MSQTATILVIDDEPQIRKFLRISLASQGYKVIEAGAGAEGLAQAALNKPDLLVLDLGLPDMDGQQVLREFREWSTVPVLVLSVRASEVQKVEALDGGANDYVTKPFGIQEFLARIRALLRQAPAGEVQEAALQVGPLTVDLAYRRVLLDGLEVALTRKEYAVLAQLARHPGRVITQQQLLKDIWGPTHTEDSHYLRIVVGHLRQKLADDPTRPRFIVTEAGVGYRLLGGDS, from the coding sequence ATGAGCCAGACCGCGACCATCCTGGTCATCGACGACGAGCCGCAGATCCGCAAGTTCCTGCGCATCAGCCTGGCGTCACAAGGATACAAAGTGATTGAAGCCGGAGCCGGTGCCGAAGGCCTGGCCCAGGCGGCGCTGAACAAACCGGACCTGCTGGTGCTCGATCTGGGGCTGCCGGACATGGATGGCCAGCAGGTCCTGCGCGAGTTTCGCGAGTGGTCGACGGTGCCGGTGCTGGTGCTTTCGGTGCGCGCCAGCGAAGTGCAGAAGGTCGAAGCCCTGGATGGCGGCGCCAATGACTACGTGACCAAACCCTTCGGCATCCAGGAATTCCTGGCACGCATCCGTGCCCTGCTGCGCCAGGCGCCCGCCGGCGAGGTGCAGGAAGCGGCCTTGCAGGTGGGGCCGTTGACGGTGGACCTGGCCTATCGCCGGGTACTTCTGGACGGTCTTGAAGTGGCCCTGACCCGCAAGGAATACGCCGTGCTGGCGCAGCTGGCACGGCATCCCGGGCGGGTGATCACCCAGCAGCAGTTGCTCAAGGACATCTGGGGACCAACCCACACCGAGGACAGCCACTACCTGCGGATCGTGGTCGGGCATCTGCGGCAGAAACTGGCGGACGATCCGACTCGGCCTCGGTTCATCGTGACCGAGGCGGGAGTGGGCTACCGGCTGTTGGGCGGTGATTCCTGA